The Paenibacillus sp. YPG26 genome includes a window with the following:
- a CDS encoding ribonuclease H family protein, producing MASQKYYVVWEGTTPGVYATWAECKAQVDAYKDAKYKSYPSKAEAEKAYQEGWKKHWGKSASSAGGGPSGGRQKTASSGASKGKGSAAGASSKDQIDYDSISVDVGTKGNPGPIEYRGVSTRTGEVIFERGPIPNGTNNLGEFLAIVHSLAYLKQKGSKMTVYSDSRTALKWVREKQVATTLARNESTREVWDLVDRAVAWLRSNSYDNKLLKWETQEWGEIKADYGRK from the coding sequence ATGGCGAGTCAGAAATATTATGTGGTATGGGAAGGCACAACTCCCGGGGTCTACGCAACGTGGGCGGAGTGTAAAGCTCAGGTCGATGCTTACAAGGATGCCAAGTACAAATCCTATCCTTCCAAGGCCGAGGCCGAGAAGGCTTACCAGGAAGGCTGGAAGAAGCACTGGGGCAAGTCAGCTTCGTCCGCGGGAGGCGGCCCAAGCGGGGGCAGGCAGAAGACTGCGAGCTCAGGCGCCTCGAAAGGGAAGGGCTCGGCAGCTGGAGCCTCCTCCAAGGACCAGATTGATTATGACAGCATCTCCGTGGATGTGGGCACAAAGGGCAATCCCGGGCCGATCGAATACCGGGGAGTGAGCACGCGGACAGGAGAAGTGATCTTTGAGCGGGGGCCAATCCCCAACGGAACGAACAACCTGGGCGAGTTTCTTGCGATTGTCCATTCGCTGGCCTACTTGAAGCAGAAGGGCAGCAAGATGACAGTGTACAGCGACTCAAGAACCGCGCTCAAATGGGTCCGCGAGAAGCAGGTCGCGACGACACTTGCGCGCAATGAGTCCACCCGCGAGGTCTGGGATCTGGTTGACCGCGCGGTGGCCTGGCTGAGATCGAACAGCTATGATAACAAGCTGCTCAAGTGGGAGACTCAGGAGTGGGGCGAGATCAAGGCGGATTACGGGCGCAAGTAA